CAAGGAGTTCGTTATCGCCCCTCTCCTTTCCCTCAAGGGCTAATTTTGCGGAGACAGGGTAGAGTTCAGGCGAATCATAGCCGACCTCCTCCCTTAGTGTGGATTTTGTAAACTCGAGGGATTCCCGAAGTTCATCGGCGCTGATGTAGTCAGCCTTGTTCTGGAGGAAGAAAATCCGCTCTGAGTACTCCTTTACATCCCGGAGAAAATCCACCTCTGCCTTACTGAGGGGCTGATCCACTGAGATTAAAAACACAGTTGCATCGGACCGTGGAAGGTACTCGTAGGCAATATCCGTGTTATGCTGGTATACGGAACCAACCCCAGGGGTGTCGATAAGCCTTACACCGTCCTTCAGATACTCGGATGGGTATCGGATTATAACCTCGGCAAGGTCCTTGACGTTACGGGGATTGCCCTTCTCTGTTACATACTCAGGCAGTTCATCGGAAGGGACTTCTCCGGTATGGCCGTCATTGAAAACAACCTTAACATGAACCTTCTGCCCGTATTCTATAACCGTAACGATAGAGGTAAGCGGAACTACGGCAGTGGGCAGCAGGTTTGTGCCAAGGAGGGCGTTTATGAATGTGGTCTTGCCCCTCTTGAACTGACCAACCACAACGAGGTTGAACCGGTTCTTGAGGATTTTCTCCCTGAGTTCATCACAGGGACATTCAGAGACACTCTCCACAGCGGAAGACTCATCAATAAGCATCAGCAGTTGATCTTTAAGTTCATTATAGGTCATCTTCATATAAGACCTCCATGGGATTGTCTTTAAAAAAATTGTCCTCCCATCAGAAGAAGAATTAAAGTGATGATAACATACATTGCATAGGTGTTTACACTGCCGCTGTGAATTTTCGCTATCCGGCCCGATACAGTCCTGAGCATTGAAACCACTGGTTGCAGAATCAAACGTTCCGTTATATGGACCTCTCTTCTTTCCTTGGTAATGGCTGTCCTGAAGTGCTCCGCTACAGCCTCCTTGGTTTCTTTGGTTACAGTTGGATGGAAGACCGCACTGAAGATTATCCGTACAGGATTGGAAAAACCCGTAGCAGTGTATGTCATGTGGGAGGGCAATCTTCGCAATCCTCCGTCCCATGCGGGCTGATACCTCACTTTTCGCCTGCGTACCACTATCCTGAGCATTACCAGGGTTGCGCCGAGCAATAAAAGCAGCACTACAAAGGTATAGGATGTCGACATGGCAAAGACCACGGGATTGCGCCTGCCGCCCCTGTGCAGGACCACTAGGCCCCTGCCGGGGAGCACGTCACTTCCCACCTGGGCGCCCAACTTATGAAAATCGGCAACGAAGGCCCTGCCGAACTTTTTATTCCCGCGGCCCACTGTAAAGAACGGCGGCACTAATGCATCCGCCGCACTTTCATGGACAATGGGGGTGACGGTCCTGTCCAGGACCGGGATGACGTAAGTGGGGAAGATGCCGAAAACAATGCACAGGAGTGACAGGAACCCCATTGCGCTTCTCATCGACCAGGGTAATTCGACCGCCCGCCGGCTTGATTCCGACCTGCCCATCCCCAGGAAACTCATAGCAAAGGCCTTGACAAAGCAGGTGACCGCCAGGCCCGCAGTCAGCGCCAGCGCGGCGCCGGACAGGGCAAAAGTGATCTTGACGGGTATGGACAGCAGGGATGCACTCTGGAGCATGGTCTGGAGCGTCAGCCATTCACTCACAAAACCGTTAAAAGGCGGGAGGGCCGCGATGGAGAGTGCGCCGATCAGAAAAAACGCCGCAGTCCAGGGCATAAACCGGATCAACCCCCCGAGCCTGTTCATATCACGGCCACCGGTCTTCAGTTCTATCCCGCTGCTGCCAAGGAAGAGGAGTGTCTTGAACATGGAATGGTTGATCATATGATAGAGTGAGGCGATGAATGCAATGCCGGCAAGCACCGGATGCTGCGTGGCGGCAAACACCATACCCGCCCCCAGTCCGGCGGTGACGATGCCCATATTCTCTGTAGAACTGTGGGCCAGCATTTTCTTCATATCATTCTCGGTAGTGGCATAGAGGATGCCGAGCAGGGCGGAGAGACTACCCGTTATGAGCACCACTATCCCCGGACCAGCGTTCAGTGCGGGGAGGATGTCGGCATTGATACGGATGATACCGTAGATGCCGAGATTGAGGGTGACCCCGGAAAGTATGGCGGAAAAGCTGCCCGGCGCGGCTGTATGGGCCCTGGGAAGCCAGGTATTGGCAGGGACCAACCCGGCCTTGACGCTAAAGCCGAAAAAGGTGAGCAGGAAGATCACCCAGCGCATGACGCCACCGATGGTACCTGCGTTTAATCTCAGGGAAGCGAAATCAAGGCCGCCCGAAGGCCCTGTTAGTAACAGAAATCCAAACACCACTGATATGAATCCGGCCTCACCCATGACCAGCATCAGGAAGCTCGCACGGGTGTTGTCCTGTTTTTCGTGTTCATAGTTTACCAGCAGGTAGCAGAGGATGGACATCACCTCCCAGGCCAGCAGGAATGAGAGGGCATCTGCGGCAATGAGCAGCAGGACAACAGAGGCAAAGAGGAGATGATAAAATATACTGAATGACCTCAGGCTGTAACGGCCGGAGTACCGCTGCATATAACGGGCGGAAAAGACCGAGACCGGAAGGAAGACAAGTCCCGCCATAAAGACGAACAGGGCTGAAAGACGGTCCATCCCGATGCCCATGGTTCCAAGTGAAGAGATCCTCCAGAGCTCCGCCTGAAACGGCTGGTTCGTAAAGAGACCGATGCCGCCGGCAATTAGTATGATTGCCGATGATATGGAGGCGATCCATGCGAGGACGGACGGAGCACTACGTTCCGGGACTGCCATGGTCAGGACAATGCCTGCCGCGCAGGAAAGTATGAACAGTTCAAAGAGCAGGGCCATATCCATCATTGTGCGTCCCTCCGGTCACCCGGCCCGGGTGATGTTGACGGATCCGGGTCTTTCCTGCCGGCCGCAAGGAGCAGGCCGTGAATGATCGCCAGGGGCGGCGGCGGACAGCCCGGCACCGCTATGTCCACAGGGAGGAATCCCGGGACACCGCTACCTGACGCAAACCCCGGACCAAAGATACCGCCCGAGAGGGCACATGTCCCCACGGCCATCACCACCTTGGGTCCGGGCATTGCCTCGAACGCCTTTTTCAGCGGCAGTTTCATGTGTTCGGTTACAGGCCCGGCCAGCAGCAGCAGGTCGGCGGCCCTTGGTGTCGGTGTAATAAAAAAGCCGAGACGATGTATATCGTAGTACGGCTTGGTGATCTGTGAGACCTCGCTCAGACAGGCGTTGCATGCACCCCCGTCCACAACCCTGATGTGGAGGGAACGGCGGCAGGTCTTTTCCACCCCCACGGGATCAACGGCATCTCTCTGTATTTTATATGCCCATTCATAACCCCCGGACGTTTTGACGAGTATGTCTCCGGAAGGGGACAGACACCTTGAACAGTGTATGCACCTGCTGTAATCCACGGATACACGGTCATCGCGGACAGCAATCGCATCGGCCGGGCAGGCGAAA
This genomic window from bacterium BMS3Abin08 contains:
- the hycG gene encoding formate hydrogenlyase subunit 7; translated protein: MGVEKTCRRSLHIRVVDGGACNACLSEVSQITKPYYDIHRLGFFITPTPRAADLLLLAGPVTEHMKLPLKKAFEAMPGPKVVMAVGTCALSGGIFGPGFASGSGVPGFLPVDIAVPGCPPPPLAIIHGLLLAAGRKDPDPSTSPGPGDRRDAQ
- the hyfB gene encoding hydrogenase-4 component B, whose protein sequence is MMDMALLFELFILSCAAGIVLTMAVPERSAPSVLAWIASISSAIILIAGGIGLFTNQPFQAELWRISSLGTMGIGMDRLSALFVFMAGLVFLPVSVFSARYMQRYSGRYSLRSFSIFYHLLFASVVLLLIAADALSFLLAWEVMSILCYLLVNYEHEKQDNTRASFLMLVMGEAGFISVVFGFLLLTGPSGGLDFASLRLNAGTIGGVMRWVIFLLTFFGFSVKAGLVPANTWLPRAHTAAPGSFSAILSGVTLNLGIYGIIRINADILPALNAGPGIVVLITGSLSALLGILYATTENDMKKMLAHSSTENMGIVTAGLGAGMVFAATQHPVLAGIAFIASLYHMINHSMFKTLLFLGSSGIELKTGGRDMNRLGGLIRFMPWTAAFFLIGALSIAALPPFNGFVSEWLTLQTMLQSASLLSIPVKITFALSGAALALTAGLAVTCFVKAFAMSFLGMGRSESSRRAVELPWSMRSAMGFLSLLCIVFGIFPTYVIPVLDRTVTPIVHESAADALVPPFFTVGRGNKKFGRAFVADFHKLGAQVGSDVLPGRGLVVLHRGGRRNPVVFAMSTSYTFVVLLLLLGATLVMLRIVVRRRKVRYQPAWDGGLRRLPSHMTYTATGFSNPVRIIFSAVFHPTVTKETKEAVAEHFRTAITKERREVHITERLILQPVVSMLRTVSGRIAKIHSGSVNTYAMYVIITLILLLMGGQFF